One stretch of Tenacibaculum sp. MAR_2010_89 DNA includes these proteins:
- a CDS encoding long-chain fatty acid--CoA ligase, giving the protein MQKSTSVKRLFDFPYYQLDKYPQKKCFVYKNLDSWKSISTHEYIEQANKVSRSLLKLGIKPGDKVAVITATNQPKWHILDIGILQIGAVNVPLYPTFSENDYGYILQHSDSVFCFVSDNELYKKVKSVQNNTNLKKIYSFEELGTENGWESFLELGTNNELQPQVECLKKEVKPNDLATIIYTSGTTGTPKGVMLSHNNIVSNVFAVGNTLNLHDNKKRAISYLPVCHIFERASSYYCQYMGFEIYFAESIDKIGDNLKEVQPHFMAVVPRLLEKVFDKIVDKGSNLNGLKKQLFFWALKLGEAYQPYKQNGWWYESKLKIAQKIIFSKWKNALGGHLEFMIAGSAPMQSRLIKVFTAAGIPVLEGYGLTETSPAVSVTDIRNNGFKIGTVGKVLNDVTVKIAQDGEILVKGPNVMLGYYKNIELTNSVIKNNFFHTGDIGELDSNGFLKITDRKKEIFKTSGGKYIAPAVLESEFKKSRFIEQIMVIGESEKMPAALIQISQEFVQKWAKRHNYQISSFTTNEKLIERISKEVNFYNKKFGKWEQIKHFEITPDEWSIEEGHLTPTLKMRRKIILEKYNYLYKKIYNQQ; this is encoded by the coding sequence ATGCAAAAATCTACTTCAGTTAAACGACTTTTTGATTTCCCATATTATCAACTAGATAAATACCCTCAAAAAAAATGTTTTGTTTATAAAAATCTTGATTCATGGAAAAGTATTTCAACACATGAATATATTGAGCAAGCTAATAAAGTGAGTCGTTCATTACTTAAACTAGGTATAAAACCAGGTGATAAAGTAGCTGTAATTACAGCAACAAATCAACCTAAATGGCATATTTTAGATATTGGTATATTACAAATAGGAGCTGTTAATGTTCCATTATATCCTACTTTTTCTGAAAACGATTACGGATATATCTTACAACATTCTGATAGTGTTTTTTGTTTTGTTTCAGATAACGAATTATATAAAAAAGTAAAAAGCGTACAAAACAACACAAATTTAAAAAAGATATACTCTTTTGAAGAACTCGGTACTGAAAATGGTTGGGAATCCTTTTTAGAATTAGGAACGAATAATGAACTTCAGCCACAAGTTGAGTGTCTTAAAAAAGAAGTTAAACCTAATGATTTAGCAACTATCATTTATACATCAGGAACTACAGGAACCCCCAAAGGAGTTATGCTTTCTCATAACAACATCGTAAGCAATGTTTTTGCTGTTGGTAATACTTTAAATTTACACGATAATAAAAAAAGAGCTATTAGTTATCTTCCTGTTTGTCATATATTCGAAAGAGCATCTTCCTATTATTGTCAATACATGGGCTTCGAAATTTATTTCGCAGAAAGTATTGATAAAATTGGAGATAATTTAAAAGAAGTTCAACCCCATTTTATGGCTGTTGTTCCTCGATTACTAGAAAAGGTTTTTGATAAAATTGTAGATAAAGGAAGTAATTTAAATGGGTTAAAAAAACAACTCTTCTTTTGGGCTTTAAAATTAGGAGAAGCTTACCAACCTTATAAACAAAATGGCTGGTGGTATGAAAGTAAATTAAAAATAGCTCAGAAAATTATTTTTTCAAAATGGAAAAATGCATTAGGAGGCCATCTAGAATTTATGATTGCAGGAAGCGCTCCTATGCAATCAAGATTAATAAAGGTATTTACCGCAGCTGGAATACCTGTTTTAGAAGGCTATGGCTTAACGGAAACTTCACCAGCCGTATCTGTAACAGATATACGAAATAATGGCTTTAAAATAGGCACAGTAGGTAAAGTACTTAATGACGTTACAGTTAAGATAGCTCAAGATGGTGAAATATTGGTAAAAGGCCCAAATGTAATGCTTGGTTATTATAAAAATATTGAATTAACCAATAGTGTAATAAAAAACAATTTCTTCCATACTGGTGATATTGGAGAATTAGATAGTAATGGTTTCTTAAAAATTACTGATAGAAAAAAAGAAATTTTTAAAACATCTGGAGGAAAATATATTGCCCCAGCAGTGCTTGAAAGTGAATTTAAAAAATCTCGCTTCATAGAACAAATAATGGTTATTGGTGAAAGTGAGAAAATGCCTGCTGCACTGATTCAAATTTCTCAAGAATTTGTTCAGAAATGGGCTAAAAGACATAACTATCAAATTTCTAGTTTTACTACTAATGAAAAACTTATTGAAAGAATATCAAAAGAAGTTAATTTTTATAATAAAAAATTTGGAAAATGGGAACAAATAAAACATTTTGAAATTACTCCAGATGAATGGAGCATCGAAGAAGGTCATTTAACACCAACACTCAAAATGAGAAGGAAAATTATCTTAGAAAAATACAACTATTTGTATAAAAAAATATATAATCAACAATAA
- a CDS encoding long-chain fatty acid--CoA ligase has translation MPIEITRLFDFPYYQLEKYNLPKAFTTKYNGKWESISTKEYIAQANTLSRGLIRLGVQPNDKIAVISTNNRTEWNICDIGILQTGAQNVPIYPTISKEDYEYVLNHSEATYCFVSDTTILAKLNQIKSNTKLKKVFTFDDIPGEESWTEILKLGKDESNQPEVEERKEAVTSETLATLIYTSGTTGRPKGVMLSHGNIVSNVLSSEQRVPLTYGKEKGLSFLPVCHIFERMILYLYQYCGVSVYFAESIEKLSENAQEVKPNVMTAVPRLYEKIYDKIYAKGAELSGIKKKLFFWAIDLGLKYEPYGANGWWYEKQLGIARKLIFSKWQAALGGELKLMVSGSAALQSRLTRVFAAAGMPVMEGYGLTETSPVISVNDVRNGGFRVGTVGRIINGVEVKIAENGEILAKGPNIMMGYYKDPEKSAEVLKDGYFHTGDKGEVCEEGFLKITGRTKEMFKTSGGKYVIPPLLEGELKQSRFIEQIMVIGEGEKMPAAFIQPNFAFVREWANRHNINLDDNKDLIANHKVIERIQEEVDACNAKFGKWEQIKRFELTPEEWSIDGGHLTPTMKMKRKIIKQIYSDLYDKIYRC, from the coding sequence ATGCCGATTGAAATTACACGTCTTTTTGACTTCCCTTATTACCAATTAGAAAAATATAACTTACCAAAAGCATTTACCACAAAATATAATGGTAAATGGGAATCTATATCAACGAAAGAATATATAGCCCAAGCCAACACTTTAAGTCGTGGTTTAATTCGTTTAGGTGTTCAACCAAACGATAAAATAGCTGTTATATCTACCAATAATAGAACTGAATGGAACATTTGTGACATTGGTATTTTACAAACTGGAGCACAAAACGTTCCTATTTATCCAACAATTTCTAAAGAAGACTATGAATATGTGTTAAATCATTCTGAAGCTACTTATTGTTTTGTTTCAGATACCACTATTCTAGCAAAACTTAACCAAATAAAATCAAACACAAAACTTAAGAAAGTTTTTACTTTTGATGATATTCCTGGAGAAGAAAGTTGGACTGAAATTTTAAAACTTGGTAAAGATGAAAGTAATCAACCTGAAGTTGAAGAAAGAAAAGAAGCAGTTACCTCAGAAACTTTAGCTACCTTAATATATACTTCAGGTACTACAGGTAGACCTAAAGGAGTTATGCTTTCTCATGGTAATATTGTATCAAATGTATTAAGTAGTGAACAACGAGTACCCTTAACCTATGGTAAAGAAAAAGGGTTAAGCTTTTTACCTGTTTGCCATATTTTTGAACGTATGATATTGTATTTATATCAATACTGTGGTGTTTCTGTGTACTTTGCTGAATCTATAGAAAAATTAAGCGAAAATGCACAAGAAGTCAAACCTAATGTTATGACTGCCGTTCCTCGTTTATATGAAAAAATTTATGATAAAATTTACGCTAAAGGAGCTGAATTATCTGGCATAAAAAAGAAACTTTTCTTTTGGGCTATTGATTTAGGTTTAAAATATGAACCATATGGAGCCAATGGATGGTGGTATGAAAAACAATTAGGTATTGCTCGTAAATTAATCTTTTCTAAATGGCAAGCTGCCTTAGGAGGCGAGTTAAAACTAATGGTATCTGGTTCTGCTGCATTACAATCAAGATTAACAAGAGTTTTTGCTGCTGCTGGAATGCCAGTAATGGAAGGTTATGGACTTACTGAAACTTCTCCTGTAATTTCTGTAAATGATGTTAGAAATGGCGGATTTAGAGTTGGAACAGTAGGAAGAATAATTAATGGTGTTGAAGTAAAGATTGCTGAGAATGGAGAAATTTTAGCAAAAGGACCTAATATAATGATGGGATATTATAAAGATCCTGAAAAATCAGCTGAGGTACTTAAAGATGGTTATTTTCATACAGGTGATAAAGGTGAAGTTTGTGAAGAAGGTTTTCTTAAAATTACAGGTAGAACCAAAGAGATGTTTAAAACATCTGGCGGTAAATATGTTATTCCACCATTATTAGAAGGTGAATTAAAGCAATCTCGTTTTATAGAACAAATAATGGTTATTGGTGAAGGTGAAAAAATGCCTGCTGCATTTATTCAACCAAATTTTGCATTTGTTCGTGAATGGGCTAATCGTCATAATATTAATTTAGATGACAATAAAGACCTTATAGCAAATCATAAAGTAATTGAACGTATTCAAGAAGAAGTTGATGCTTGTAATGCTAAATTTGGTAAATGGGAACAAATCAAGCGTTTTGAACTTACCCCTGAAGAATGGTCTATAGATGGAGGGCATTTAACTCCAACTATGAAAATGAAACGTAAAATAATCAAGCAAATCTATTCAGATTTATATGATAAAATTTATAGGTGCTAA
- a CDS encoding RluA family pseudouridine synthase yields MNKLHYFKSDTTNIQLPKKIGYPHNYTPHSIAKIAAEELQEYLLTQSDFKHDFGLSNNSTKALGKMFGVLVVKHPTGKIGYIAAFSGKMANKTQHNFFVPPVFDILAPNGFYIQIENKLNIINEQIHLLTNKKEYLELKKQYYTQKKNHEELLNQEHSKVKRNRKLRKKQQLVNNQLNINEEFYLREYEVYLNDKINSLRQTFLNYENKIELLKKQRAETSANIQQKIFKHYLFTNANLQSKNLLDIFNNTQNIPAGSGDCCAPKLFQYAFKHQLTPIALAEFWWGKPLTTSIRKHLHYYVACSGKCKPILNHMLQGLIVEENPLIKKLNKPQELNIIYEDKYMLAINKPAEFLTVAGKEISYTIESLVREKYPNATGPLVVHRLDMSTSGILLIAKTKETHKELQAQFINKTIQKRYVAIVNGILPNQKGTINLPLRVDLEDRPKQLVCYEYGKEALTHWETVSANKGRTKIYLYPITGRTHQLRVHMAHHLGLNSPIVGDDLYGTKSNRLHLHAESISFIHPVTKKEMKLTIPVPF; encoded by the coding sequence ATGAACAAGCTACATTATTTTAAATCTGATACAACAAATATTCAGTTACCTAAAAAAATAGGATACCCTCATAATTACACACCTCATTCAATAGCAAAAATAGCTGCAGAAGAACTACAAGAATATCTATTAACACAATCAGATTTTAAACATGATTTTGGTTTATCTAATAATAGTACTAAAGCTTTAGGTAAAATGTTTGGAGTTTTAGTTGTTAAGCACCCTACAGGTAAAATAGGTTATATAGCTGCTTTTTCAGGTAAGATGGCTAATAAAACACAGCATAATTTTTTTGTCCCTCCTGTTTTTGATATCCTGGCTCCTAATGGTTTTTATATACAAATAGAAAACAAATTGAATATTATAAATGAACAAATACATTTATTAACTAATAAAAAAGAATACTTAGAATTAAAGAAGCAATACTATACACAAAAAAAAAATCATGAAGAGCTATTAAATCAAGAGCATTCTAAAGTTAAAAGAAATCGTAAACTTAGAAAAAAACAACAGTTAGTTAACAACCAACTAAATATTAATGAAGAGTTTTACTTACGTGAATACGAGGTTTATTTAAATGATAAGATAAACTCATTAAGACAAACTTTTTTGAATTATGAAAATAAAATTGAGTTATTAAAAAAACAACGAGCGGAAACTTCAGCAAATATTCAACAAAAAATATTTAAACATTATCTATTTACAAATGCAAACCTGCAATCTAAAAATTTATTAGATATTTTTAATAATACTCAAAATATTCCAGCAGGAAGCGGTGACTGCTGTGCTCCAAAACTTTTTCAATACGCTTTTAAACATCAACTAACTCCTATTGCTTTAGCTGAATTTTGGTGGGGTAAACCGTTAACTACTTCTATAAGGAAACATTTACACTACTATGTAGCGTGTTCTGGTAAATGTAAACCTATTCTAAATCATATGTTACAAGGATTAATAGTTGAAGAAAACCCATTGATAAAAAAATTAAATAAACCACAAGAGTTAAATATTATTTATGAAGATAAATATATGTTAGCTATTAATAAACCTGCTGAGTTTTTAACCGTAGCTGGAAAAGAAATCTCCTATACAATTGAAAGCTTAGTCCGTGAAAAATATCCAAACGCTACTGGGCCTTTAGTTGTACACCGATTGGATATGTCAACATCTGGTATATTACTTATTGCAAAAACAAAAGAAACTCATAAAGAGCTACAAGCTCAATTTATTAATAAAACTATTCAAAAACGGTACGTAGCTATAGTAAATGGTATTCTACCAAATCAAAAAGGTACCATCAATCTTCCGTTACGTGTAGACTTAGAAGATCGTCCAAAACAATTAGTATGTTACGAATATGGAAAGGAAGCTCTCACTCATTGGGAAACAGTTAGTGCTAACAAAGGAAGGACTAAAATTTATTTATACCCTATAACTGGTAGAACACATCAATTGAGAGTACACATGGCTCATCATTTAGGCCTAAACTCTCCTATTGTTGGTGATGACTTGTATGGTACAAAATCAAATCGTCTTCATTTACATGCAGAAAGCATTTCTTTTATTCACCCAGTTACTAAAAAAGAGATGAAATTAACAATTCCAGTTCCTTTTTAG
- a CDS encoding (S)-benzoin forming benzil reductase, which translates to MDVIIITGGSKGIGKAIAKKYAIENYKVYSLARSTSDIKNITQITVDLSNLKDTETCFKNLLEEIKQLEITSITLVNNAGRLGKITTIENLTSNDINTTIQLNITTPIILTSLFIKLTQSITCKKQIINISSGAATKPYEGWSAYCTSKAAIDMLTKTTASEQASIKNGVKCIALYPGVVDTNMQSQIRNTSENDFKNLQRFIDLKENNELYTPEFVANTIYTIDIEDRLVNGAIFDIRNV; encoded by the coding sequence ATGGATGTTATTATTATTACAGGAGGAAGTAAAGGTATTGGAAAAGCAATAGCTAAGAAATATGCGATTGAAAACTATAAAGTATATTCTTTAGCTAGAAGTACTTCAGATATAAAAAATATTACTCAAATTACTGTTGATTTAAGTAATTTAAAAGATACAGAAACTTGTTTTAAAAATCTTCTAGAAGAAATTAAACAACTTGAAATTACCTCTATCACATTAGTAAATAATGCAGGTAGATTAGGTAAAATAACAACAATTGAAAATTTAACATCTAACGATATTAATACTACTATTCAATTAAACATAACTACTCCAATTATATTAACTAGTTTATTTATCAAATTAACACAAAGTATTACTTGTAAAAAACAAATAATAAATATCTCATCAGGAGCTGCTACTAAGCCTTATGAAGGTTGGAGTGCTTATTGTACATCTAAAGCTGCTATTGACATGCTTACCAAAACAACTGCTTCTGAACAAGCATCTATTAAAAATGGAGTGAAATGTATTGCTCTATATCCAGGTGTAGTTGACACTAATATGCAATCACAAATAAGAAACACAAGTGAAAATGATTTTAAAAACCTACAACGTTTCATTGATTTAAAAGAAAACAATGAGCTATATACCCCTGAATTTGTAGCTAATACTATTTATACAATTGATATAGAAGACAGGTTGGTAAACGGAGCTATTTTTGATATTAGAAATGTTTAA
- a CDS encoding LytTR family DNA-binding domain-containing protein: MNTLRLLLLEDLDKEANALISFLETNDYEVVRVANAEEAEKEIKNRFFDVIILDIMIDGRPEGIELAQRLNQRDMNVPFLFLTSMQSKTVFDEAKLTNPMVYLLKPYNELELLYSLELAIESCYQQSNSISFNEQNAVLSPSFLFIKKKRSVVKVDVSSINYIEVKEKYCSLLCDEGNYLIKLSLTKLKEMLSNPDFKQVHRNYLVNIKKIKEIYFEDNLIILQNKGQIPFSERYKNAFIKDNTIFR, encoded by the coding sequence ATGAACACACTAAGACTATTACTACTAGAAGATTTAGATAAAGAAGCTAATGCGCTTATTTCTTTTTTAGAAACAAATGACTATGAGGTTGTTAGAGTGGCAAATGCAGAGGAGGCAGAGAAGGAGATTAAAAATCGATTTTTTGATGTGATTATTTTAGACATCATGATTGATGGTAGGCCAGAAGGAATAGAGTTGGCTCAACGTTTGAATCAACGTGATATGAATGTGCCATTTTTATTTTTAACGAGTATGCAAAGCAAAACTGTTTTTGATGAAGCTAAGCTTACTAATCCTATGGTTTATCTATTAAAACCATATAATGAATTAGAGCTTTTATATTCATTAGAATTAGCTATTGAATCGTGTTATCAGCAATCTAATAGTATCAGTTTTAATGAGCAAAATGCAGTATTAAGTCCTTCTTTTTTATTTATAAAAAAGAAAAGGAGTGTTGTTAAAGTAGATGTTAGTTCTATAAACTATATAGAAGTTAAAGAGAAGTATTGTAGTTTACTTTGTGATGAAGGGAATTATTTAATAAAACTATCATTAACAAAATTAAAAGAGATGTTATCAAATCCTGACTTTAAGCAGGTACATCGTAATTATTTGGTAAACATTAAAAAAATAAAAGAGATTTACTTTGAAGATAACTTAATTATTCTACAGAACAAAGGCCAAATACCTTTTAGTGAGCGTTACAAAAATGCATTTATAAAAGATAATACTATTTTTAGATAA